From Polynucleobacter sp. AP-Sving-400A-A2:
CTAGCATCACCTCAGCAGCTTGAGCCCCACGAATTTGGGTCATATGCTTTTGCACAATATCGAGTAACTCACCAGAGGCTTGGGTTTTTAATAACTCGCAAAGCGCACTTAAACCTTCATCAGCTTTATTTAGCGAAGTATGTGCTGCCATCCAGCGATCTGCAAGCAAATGCATATAAGCAGGATGTGTTTTAGCAATGACTGCCCATACCTCGATTGCTTGAGCTGGGCGGTCCATAGCAATTAGATAATCACCCTGCAAAATAAGTCCACGTGCATGGTGAGGAACCGCTTGTAATGCCAACTGAACAGACTGCTCAACCGCCGGCAAATCTTTGCGACGCAATGCTTCTTGACCAAGCTCACAATGAAACTGTGCAATCTCGGTGTGATGTGACTTTCCTTGCAAGGCCTCGAGCTCGCTTGCAGCAATGATGGCTTTTTTCCAGTCCCGCTCAATCTGGTACATCTCCAGCAGACTCTCTTTTGCAGGCGCTGCAAACTTGCCTTCACCCACGCGATTTAATGATGCTTCGGCGCGATCTAATAGACCAGCACGTAGAAAATCACGGCCTAGTTCATAGGCAGCATGATCTCGATCACGTGGCTTTAGGTCATCGCGATTAGCCAGGTGTTGGTGAACCCGAATCGCCCGCTCAGTTTCACCACGGCGACGGAATAAATTACCTAAAGCAAAGTGAAGATCGATTGTTTCGGGATCAAGCTGAGCGATCTTGACTAAGGTTTCAATTGCCTGATCAGGCTGCTCATTTAATAAGAGACTTAAGCCTTTAAAGGTTGAACGCTGCTGACGCATACGCTCACGCTCATCCATCCGATTCTCAAGACGCAGATCCCAGCGACTAGCTAACCAACCAATGCCAAACATGACTGGTATTAACAACAGCCAGGAGGTTGCAATCTGAATCATGCTGTGCAGAATTTAAATAAAAAAATGGTCCGAATGGACCACTGAATATGCGCTATGTGACTAGGCACCAGAACCCTCTTTAGGGCTCACCTGCTTCAGAGGCTTGTAATCAACGCGCTCACGCAATTCTTTACCTGGCTTGAAATGGGGCACACGCTTTTCTGGGATTAATACCTTCTCACCAGATTTTGGGTTGCGACCAGTGCGCGCAGGACGGTGATGCAAAACAAAGCTACCCACACCGCGTAACTCAATTCGCTTGCCTTCGGCCAAAGCATGAGTCATGGTGTCTAGCAATGTTTTTACTGCCAACTCCACATCTCTAGGTAATAGCTGGGGGAACTGTTCCGCCAAGCTCTCCACGAGTTCGGAGCGAGTAATTGCTTGTTGCTCTTGATCTGACATATCTATCAATAAAAAACCGCCGCTCCCCTAGTGGAAAGCGGCGATATTGATTTAGCCTTGATTGTCCATTTTTGCTTTTAACAAAGCGCCCAAATTGGTTGTGCCGGACTGCGCATCACCTTGGAGCTTGCTCATAGCATCTTGTTGGTCAGAGCTGTCTTTAGCTTTGATTGAAAGATTGATTACACGTGACTTGCGATCAATATTAATGATCATTGCAGTTACGCTATCGCCTTCTTTCAATACATTGCGTGCATCTTCAACGCGATCTGTTGAGATCTCAGAAGCACGCAAGTAAGCTTCAACTTCATCAGCCAAGTGAATGGTCGCACCCTTAGCATCAACAGCTTTCACAGTACCAGTTACAAGGCTACCCTTGTCGCTTACGGATGTGTAGTTATTGAATGGGTCACCAGACAATTGCTTGATACCGAGAGAGATACGCTCTTTCTCAACATCAATGGCCAATACAGTAGCTTCAACTTCATCGCCTTTTTTGTATTTCTTAACAGCTTCTTCACCTGGCTCATTCCAAGAAATGTCTGAGAGGTGAACTAAACCATCGATACCGCCAGGCAAGCCAATAAACACACCAAAGTCAGTAATAGACTTGATTGCACCAGTTAACTTGTCGCCTTTTTGTTGTCCACGTGAAAACTCTTCCCATGGATTTGCTTTGCACTGCTTGATACCCAAGCTGATACGACGCTTGTCTTCATCAATATCCAGAACCATCACTTCAACTTCAGTTCCTAATGCAGTAGCTTTGCTTGGAGCAACGTTCTTGTTAGTCCAGTCCATTTCAGAAACGTGTACCAAACCTTCGATACCAGATTCGATTTCTACGAACGCGCCGTAATCAGTCAGGTTGGTTACCTTACCGAATAAACGGGTGTTTGGCGGGTAACGACGAGCGATACCAACCCATGGATCATCACCAAGTTGTTTCACGCCGAGTGAAACACGGTTCTTTTCTTGATCGAACTTCAAAATCTTTGCGGTAACTTCTTGACCAACAGTCAACATCTCGCTTGGGTGACGCACACGACGCCATGCCAAATCGGTAATGTGCAAGAGGCCGTCGATACCACCGAGGTCCACGAACGCGCCGTAGTCAGTAATATTCTTAACGATACCTTGAACAACGCTACCTTCTTTAAGGTTAGACATCAACTTAGCACGCTCTTCACCTTGGCTAGCTTCAACAACCGCACGACGTGACAACACTACGTTGTTACGCTTACGGTCAAGCTTGATAACCTTGAACTCCATCGTCTTACCTTCGTAAGGGCTGGTGTCTTTGATTGGGCGTGTATCAACGAGTGATCCAGGCAAGAATGCACGGATACCGTTAACCATCACTGTCAAGCCGCCTTTAACCTTACCAGTAACAGTACCGGTAACGATCTCAGCTTGCTCAAGCGCTTTTTCCAAGTTCATCCATGATGCCAAGCGTTTCGCTTTATCACGGGAAAGGATGGTGTCGCCATAGCCGTTCTCTAGAGCGTCAATAGCAACAGAAACGAAATCGCCAGGAGCTACTTCAATCTCGCCAGCGTCGTTATGGAATTCTTCAACAGGAATAAACGCTTCGGATTTCAATCCAGCGTTAACAACGACGAAGTTATGGTCGATGCGAAGTACTTCAGCCGAAATAACTTGGCCGGTCTTCATATTCGATCGGGTTAATGATTCTTCAAATAGCTCTGCAAATGATTCAGACATTTATATATTCACTTTGTGCCGCCAGAAGGCCTGACGGGTTAGGTTAAAAAAGCCCCAAGAAACACGCTAAATTAGATAATCGCGTTGTAGAGTTCCTTAAGACGCCAAAACAACTTCTACTGCTATTTACTGCTCACCAAAAATTAAGCTGTTTTTGATTGATACCAATCCAAAACCGTCTTAACTGCTTGATCTATCGATAAATCCGATGTTTCTAGCACTTTGGCGCCGTCTGCGACTAACAAAGGTGCGGCGCCTCGACTACTGTCTCTGGCATCGCGCTCTTGCAAATCATGCAACAAGTTTTCTAGTTTAGCAGAAATTCCCTTAGCTATCAATTGCTTATACCGACGTTCAGCTCTAGCTTGGGCTGTCGCAGTAAG
This genomic window contains:
- the lapB gene encoding lipopolysaccharide assembly protein LapB, which produces MIQIATSWLLLIPVMFGIGWLASRWDLRLENRMDERERMRQQRSTFKGLSLLLNEQPDQAIETLVKIAQLDPETIDLHFALGNLFRRRGETERAIRVHQHLANRDDLKPRDRDHAAYELGRDFLRAGLLDRAEASLNRVGEGKFAAPAKESLLEMYQIERDWKKAIIAASELEALQGKSHHTEIAQFHCELGQEALRRKDLPAVEQSVQLALQAVPHHARGLILQGDYLIAMDRPAQAIEVWAVIAKTHPAYMHLLADRWMAAHTSLNKADEGLSALCELLKTQASGELLDIVQKHMTQIRGAQAAEVMLVEVMQHSPSLSALSKLAETRLALAESNGTPERVSDLQATLSLLKQRTTSLARYTCGNCGFRARRFYWQCPGCNHWEAYSPRRSEGSVSSGPSM
- the rpsA gene encoding 30S ribosomal protein S1, with the protein product MSESFAELFEESLTRSNMKTGQVISAEVLRIDHNFVVVNAGLKSEAFIPVEEFHNDAGEIEVAPGDFVSVAIDALENGYGDTILSRDKAKRLASWMNLEKALEQAEIVTGTVTGKVKGGLTVMVNGIRAFLPGSLVDTRPIKDTSPYEGKTMEFKVIKLDRKRNNVVLSRRAVVEASQGEERAKLMSNLKEGSVVQGIVKNITDYGAFVDLGGIDGLLHITDLAWRRVRHPSEMLTVGQEVTAKILKFDQEKNRVSLGVKQLGDDPWVGIARRYPPNTRLFGKVTNLTDYGAFVEIESGIEGLVHVSEMDWTNKNVAPSKATALGTEVEVMVLDIDEDKRRISLGIKQCKANPWEEFSRGQQKGDKLTGAIKSITDFGVFIGLPGGIDGLVHLSDISWNEPGEEAVKKYKKGDEVEATVLAIDVEKERISLGIKQLSGDPFNNYTSVSDKGSLVTGTVKAVDAKGATIHLADEVEAYLRASEISTDRVEDARNVLKEGDSVTAMIINIDRKSRVINLSIKAKDSSDQQDAMSKLQGDAQSGTTNLGALLKAKMDNQG